The proteins below come from a single Rosa rugosa chromosome 2, drRosRugo1.1, whole genome shotgun sequence genomic window:
- the LOC133729545 gene encoding transcription elongation factor 1 homolog → MGKRKSTAKPAPKKRMDKLDTVFSCPFCGHGSSVECRIDMKNLIGEANCRICQESFSTTVNALSEAIDIYSEWIDECERVNHLEDDGDA, encoded by the exons ATGGGGAAAAGGAAGTCAACAGCAAAGCCGGCTCCGAAGAAGCGGATGGACAAGCTTGACACCGTCTTCAGCTGTCCCTTCTGTGGCCATGGCTCCAGTGTCGAATGCCGCAt TGATATGAAGAACTTGATCGGGGAAGCCAATTGCAGAATATGCCAAGAAAGCTTCAGCACAACTGTCAATG CTTTGTCTGAAGCAATAGACAT CTACAGTGAATGGATTGATGAATGTGAACGGGTTAACCATCTTGAAGATGATGGTGATGCTTAA
- the LOC133729544 gene encoding transcription factor VOZ1: protein MRKGSKSNCKSVSHKLFKDKAKNRVDDLQGMFVDLQFARKESRTIDATLLEEQVHQMLREWKSELNEPSPASSLQQGGSVGSFSSDICRLLQLCEEEDDASSPLAAPKPEPNDQKLEVGESLVFQEGFSVNHGQQEHGFPLADQGKSSLLGVRSAGVNNLEGANQLDYQQFDLHQDFDHNYYSCFNGTALSAGDALSHVTSYLPSICPPPSAFLGPKCALWDCPRPAQGLDWCQDYCSSFHAALALNEGPPGMAPVLRPGGIGLKDGLLFAALSAKAQGKDVGIPECEGAATAKSPWNAPELFDLLVLEGEMLREWLFFDKPRRAFESGNRKQRSLPDYNGRGWHESRKQVMNEFGGLKRSYYMDPQPLNHFEWHLYEYEINKCDACALYRLELKLVDGKKNSKGKLSNDSVADLQKQMGRLSAEFPSDNKRNVKGRAKVNAKVGVGTVYYTPTRGTATNGTFDYGTGPPYDYLVDNLSGYYLT from the exons ATGAGGAAGGGTTCGAAGAGCAATTGCAAGTCGGTTTCTCATAAGCTCTTCAAGGACAAAGCCAAGAACCGTGTCGATGACTTGCAGGGCATGttcgtggatctccagtttgcCAGGAAGGAGAGCCGCACTATCGATGCCACCCTCCTCGAAGAACAAGTCCATCAGATGCTCCGCGAATGGAAATCCGAGCTGAATGAGCCGTCCCCAGCTTCTTCTTTGCAGCAA GGTGGTAGTGTTGGTTCGTTCTCTTCAGACATTTGTCGGCTGTTGCAGCTTTgtgaggaggaggatgatgccAGCAGTCCATTAGCTGCACCAAAACCTGAGCCTAACGATCAGAAATTGGAAGTCGGAGAGAGTTTGGTCTTTCAAGAG GGGTTCAGTGTGAATCATGGGCAACAGGAACACGGCTTTCCACTGGCTGATCAGGGCAAAAGCTCCCTTTTAGGAGTTCGCAGTGCCGGTGTTAACAATTTGGAAGGGGCTAATCAATTGGACTATCAGCAGTTTGACTTGCATCAAGACTTTGATCACAACTACTACAGTTGTTTTAATGGTACAGCTTTGAGTGCGGGTGATGCATTGTCTCATGTCACTAGTTATCTACCAAGTATATGCCCTCCACCTTCAGCTTTCTTAGGCCCAAAGTGCGCACTTTGGGATTGTCCTAGGCCTGCTCAAGGGTTGGATTGGTGTCAAGACTACTGCAGTAGCTTTCATGCTGCTTTAGCGTTGAATGAAGGACCACCTGGCATGGCTCCAGTCCTACGACCTGGGGGAATTGGCCTTAAGGATGGCCTACTTTTTGCTGCTCTTAGTGCAAAGGCACAAGGAAAAGATGTTGGAATCCCTGAGTGTGAGGGAGCTGCTACTGCAAAGTCTCCATGGAATGCACCTG AACTCTTTGATCTTTTGGTTCTTGAGGGAGAGATGCTTCGGGAATGGCTCTTTTTTGACAAGCCTCGAAGAGCTTTTGAGAGTGGTAACAGAAAGCAGAGGTCGTTGCCAGATTACAACGGACGAGGTTGGCATGAGTCAAGGAAGCAAGTGATGAATGAATTCGGAGGGCTGAAGAGATCCTATTATATGGATCCGCAACCCCTGAACCATTTTGAGTGGCACCTTTATGAATACGAGATCAACAAGTGTGATGCTTGTGCCCTCTATAGATTGGAACTGAAACTTGTCGATGGGAAGAAAAATTCCAAGGGGAAACTAAGTAATGATTCAGTTGCTGATCTCCAGAAGCAAATGGGAAGGCTTTCTGCTGAGTTCCCCTCTGATAACAAGCGCAATGTGAAGGGCAGGGCCAAAGTGAATGCAAAGGTTGGTGTTGGAACTGTCTATTACACTCCAACTCGAGGGACAGCAACAAATGGGACATTTGACTATGGAACAGGTCCACCATATGATTATCTTGTTGACAATCTAAGTGGTTATTACCTAACATAA